The following is a genomic window from Synechococcus sp. MW101C3.
CCTGCCCCGATGCCGATCCATCTCTACTGGGGCGACGACGAGGCCAGCCGTCAGCGGGCGGTGGAGGAGCTGATCACCGCGTCAGTGGATCCGGTCTGGCAGAGCATCAACCTCAGCCGGCTTGATGGCAACGACACGGCCCAGGCCGGCCAGGCCCTGATCGAGGCGCGCACCGGCCCGTTCGGCGGCGGTGACCGGGTGGTGGTGCTGCAGCGCAGCCCCTTCTGCCACACCTGTCCGGCGGAGCTGGCCACGCAGCTGGAGGCCAGCCTGGAGCTGATCCCCGCCACCAGCCACCTGGTGCTGGTAAGCGAAGGCAAACCGGACGCACGCCTGCGCACCACCAAAGCCCTCAAGGCGATCGCCAAGGAACGCAGCTTCATGCTGCCGGCGGTGTGGGATGGAGAGGGCCAGCTGGAACTGGTGCGCAGCACTGCCCGCTCCCTGGGCCTGACGGCCACGCCGGTGGCGATCGAAGCGCTGGCGGGTGCGATCGGCAGCGACAGCGCCCGCCTGGCCAGCGAGCTGGAGAAGCTCGCCGTGTTCTGCGGTGAGCGCCCGATCGACGGCGCGGCGGTGGCGGCGCTGGTGGCGGGCCACAGCACCAGCAGCCTGGCGGTGGGGGAAGCGCTGCTGCGCGGGGACGCCGGCGAGGCCATCGCCCTGGTGGACGAGCTGGTGCGGGCGGGCGAACCGGCGCTGCGGATCGTGGCCACGCTGGCCGGCCAGCTGCGGGGCTGGGTGTGGGTGAGCCTGCTGGACGCCCAGGGCGAACAGGACGTGGCCGTGATCGCCAAGGCGGCCGGCATCGGCAACCCCAGGCGCATCTACGTGCTGCGCAAGCAGTTGCGCGGACGGTCGGCGGAGCGGCTGCTGCGGTTGCTGGGGCAGTTGCTGGAGGTGGAGGCGGCGCTCAAACGGGGCACCGAAGCCGGCGACGCCTTCCGCGATGGGTTCCTGTCAGCCCCCCTCCGATAATCAGGACCGATCCACCGTTCGCGCGCGCACCGGGATGGCCCTGCTGGTTCAGAAGTTCGGGGGCACCTCCGTCGGCAGCGTGGAACGCCTGCAGGCCGTGGCGCGTCGCATCGCCGCCAGCCGCGAGGAGGGCCACGATCTGGTGATCGTGGTGTCGGCCATGGGCCACACCACCGACGAACTCACCGGCCTGGCCCGGGCGATCACCACCACCCCTCCCCAGCGGGAGATGGACATGCTGCTGGCCACCGGTGAGCAGGTGTCGATCGCCCTGCTGGCGATGGCGCTGCAGGCGATCGGCGTGCCGGCCGTGTCGATGACCGGCGCCCAGGTGGGGATCGTCACTGAATCGTCCTACGGGCGCGCGCGGATCCTGGAGGTGCGCACCGACCGGATCGAGCGGTTGCTGGAGGAGGGCCAGGTGGTGGTGGTGGCAGGCTTCCAGGGCACCAGCAGCGGCAGCGCCGGTACGCCGGAGATCACCACCCTGGGCCGCGGCGGCTCCGACACCTCGGCCGTGGCGCTGGCGGCGGCGCTGGCGGCCTCGGTGTGCGAGATCTACACCGATGTGCCGGGCGTGCTCACCACCGACCCCCGCAAGGTGGCGGATGCCCAGCTGATGGAGCAGGTGAGCTGCGACGAGATGCTGGAGCTGGCCAGCCTCGGCGCCTCGGTGTTGCACCCACGGGCGGTGGAGATCGCCCGCAACTACGGCGTGCCGCTGGTGGTGCGCTCCAGTTGGAGCGAGGCCCCCGGCACCCGGCTCACCAGTGGCCCGCCGCGCCCGATCGGCAGCGGTGGGCTGGAACTGGGCCGTCCCGTCGATGGCGCCGATCTCGAGGAGCACCAGGCGGTGCTGGCCCTCACCCGCGTGCCCGACCGACCCGGTGTGGCCGCCCTGCTGTTCGAGGCCCTCTCGGCCGCCGGCCTGAACGTGGATCTGATCGTGCAATCGACCCATGACGGCACTACCAACGACATCGCCTTCACCGTGGCGGAGGATCAGCTGGAGGCCTCACTCACGGTGTGCCGCGCTCTGCTCGGCGATCTCCAGGCCGACGACACGGCCCTGAGCAGCGAGGCGGGCCTGGCCAAGCTGAGCATCTCCGGAGCCGGGATCATGGGGCGGCCGGGCATTGCCGCGCGCCTGTTCGACACCCTGGCGCGCTACGGGATCAACCTGCGCATGATCGCCACCAGCGAGGTGAAGGTGAGTTGCCTGGTGGACGGCAGCCAGGGCCACAGGGCCCTGCGGGCCGCCGCCGAAGTGTTCGAGCTGCAGGAGCACCAGCTGCGCCAGAACCCGCTGCCCTGCAGGGTCAACGATCCCGCTGTGCGCGGCGTGGCCCTCGACCGGGATCAGGCCCAGGTGGCCGTGCGGCAGGTGCCCGATCGGCCCGGCACCGCCGCCGCCGTCTGCCGCAGCCTGGCGGATGCGGGCATCAGCCTCGACACGATCGTGCAGTCGGAGCGCACCCGCGGGGAAGGGCCCACCCGCAGCCGCGACATGAGCTTCACGCTGCGACGGGAGGATCTGGCGCGGGCCCGCCAGGCACTGCAACCGCTGCTGCTGCAGTGGCCGGAAGCGAGCTTCGAGCAGGGCAGCGCCATCGCCCGGGTCAGCGCTGTGGGCGCCGGCATGCCCTGCACACCCGGCACGGCGGGCCGCATGTTCCGGGCCCTGGCGGCAGCGGGCATCAACATCGAGATGATCGCCACCAGCGAGATCCGCACCAGCTGTGTGGTGGCCGAAGACGACGGGGTGAAGGCCCTGCAGGCCGTGCACGCCTGCTTCGCGCTGGGCGGCGAGTCCAGCCATCAGGCGCAAGGCAGCGAGGCTCCCGCCAGCCACGACGCCGCCCTCCCCGCAGACGCCTAGGTGCACTGGCTCTCCACCCGTCGATGGCTGGCCCTGGCGGCGGGGCTGGATGCCGCCGGCCTCATCGTGCTGGCGTTGCTGATCGGCCGGGCGCGCCAGGCGCCGAGCGATCCGAGCGCCGGCCTGCTGCTGATCCTGGTCTTGCTCTACTGGACCTTCGGCTGGCTGTTCGGTTCGTACACCGTGCTGCGCCGCGCCGACATGCGCCGCATGCGCCTGGCCCTGCGGCTCGGGGTCACGAGCGCGGTGTCGCTCAGTGCCGCCGCCCTGCTGGGCTGGTTGGTGCGGGCAGGCCCGGCTGTGGCCGTGCTGCACCGCGGCAGCCTCATCCCGCTGTTCGTGTTGCTGGCCCTGTGGAGCGCCTTGGTGCGGCTGGCGATCCGGCAGGTCTCCAGCCACCCCGGCAACGACCACTGGCGGGTGCTGGCGCTGCCGGAGGAAATCGCGGCGATCGAGCGGGAGTGGGGGCACCAGGCGGGGAGACCGGCACTGGCCATCCAGGATGCGCGCGCCCAGGCGTCGCCGGTGGACGGCCATCCCATGGACCGTGAAAAGCTGCCGGGCGGGCTGGATGGCATCGCCCTCAGCCCGGGTGTGCAGGCCGACCCCGCCCTGATGCGGCAGGCGGAGCAGCTGGCCTGGCTGGGCGGGCCACTCACCACCCTGGCCGAGATGGCCGAGCAGGAGCTGCAACGCATCCCGCCGCAGTGGGTGGGCCACCAATGGCTGCTGTTCTCCGGGCGGATCGAAGGGCGTCAGCCCACGGTGGAGAGGCAGCTCAAGCGCTTCGCCGATGTGGCCATCAGCCTGCTGCTGCTGCTGCTGGCTGCGCCGCTGCTGCTGCCGGCTGCAGCCCTGATCCACCTGGGCGATGGCGGACCTGTGTTCTACCGCCAGCGTCGCTCTGGCCTGATGGGCAAAGCCATTGAGGTGATCAAGCTGCGCTCGATGGTGCGACAGGCGGAACTGGGCGGGGCCAGGTGGTCGGAGCCCAATGATCAACGCATCACCCCGGTGGGTGTGTGGCTGCGGCGCACCCGCCTCGATGAACTGCCCCAGCTGCTGAACGTGCTGCGCGGCGAGATGAGCCTGATCGGCCCACGGCCGGAGCGGCCGGAGCTGGAAGGGGAGCTGGAGCAGCGCATCCCCCACTACCGGCTGCGGCACTGGATCCGCCCGGGCCTGAGCGGCTGGGCCCAGGTGAACATGCCCTACAGCTCCAGCGTGGAAGATGCGCAGCTGAAGCTCAGCTACGACCTCTACTACCTGCGCAACGGCAGCATCTGGCTGGATCTGCTGATCCTCGCCAAAACGATCAAAACCGTGCTGAAGGCCTCCGGGCGTTGACCAGCTGATCGCAGCAGGGCTCAGTGATGACCCACCAGTTTCTGACGCAACTGCTTGATGCGATCGCGCAGGTTGGCCGCTTCTTCGAAGTCGAGGTTCTTGGCGGCCGTTTTCATCTTTTCCTCCAGCTGGGTGATCAGCTCCGGAAGCGCTTCGAGCGGGGCTTCGTTGTGAACAGCCAGCTCCACAGCCTGCTCCAGCTGATCGTCGTTGAGGCGGCGGGACACCTCCAGGTAGGCCAGGATCGAGTTGCCGGCCCGCTTGCCGGCGGGGGTGGGGGTGATGCCGTGCTCTTCGTTGTAGGCATGCTGGATGGCACGCCGTCGCTCGGTTTCGGAAATAGCCTTCGCCATCGAATCCGTGAGGTTGTCGCCATAGAGCAACGCCACCCCACTCACATGGCGGGCGGCGCGGCCGATCGTCTGGATCAAGGAGCGTTCTGCCCGCAGGAAGCCTTCCTTATCGGCATCGAGAATCGCCACCAGCGACACTTCCGGAAGATCGAGCCCTTCGCGCAGCAGATTCACACCCACCAGAGCATCGAACGCGCCATTGCGGAGATCCTGGATGATCTCGATGCGCTCGATCGAGTGGATCTCGGAGTGGAGATAGCGCACCCGCACCCCATTTTCGGCCAGGTAATCGGTGAGATCCTCCGCCATGCGCTTGGTGAGCGTGGTGATCAGGCTGCGCTCCGAGCGCTCCGCCCGCACCCGGATTTCAGCCAGCAGATCATCCACCTGCCCCTCGGTGGGGCGCACCTCCACGATCGGATCCAGCACGCCGGTGGGGCGAATCACCTGCTGGGCGATGTGGCCCTCGCTCTGCTGCATCTCCCATTGCCCCGGAGTGGCGGACACGAAGATGGTCTGGCGGGCCTTTTCCCAGAACTCCTCCGCCTTGAGCGGGCGGTTGTCAGCGGCGCTGGGCAGGCGAAAGCCGTGGTCGATCAGCACCTGCTTGCGTGCCTGGTCGCCGTTGTACATGGCATGCAGCTGGGAGCAGGTGACGTGGCTTTCATCCACCACCAGCAGCCAGTCGTCGGGGAAGTAATCGATCAGGCATTCGGGCGGAGTGCCGGCCTGGCGGCCCGCGAGGTGGCGGGCGTAGTTCTCCACGCCGTTGCAGTAGCCCACTTCCTTGAGCATTTCCAGGTCGTAGGTGGTGCGCTGCTCGAGGCGCTGGGCCTCCAGCAGCTTGCCCTGCGCATGCAGCACCTCGAGACGATCGCGTAGCTCCGTGCGGATCGCGTCGATCGCCACTTCGAGCCGATCTTTTGGGGTCACGAAGTGTTTGGCGGGGTAGATGTTCACCGCCTCCAGGCTCTGCAATATCTCACCGGTGGTGGGGTCCACGTAGCGGATCGCCTCCACCTCATCCCCGAACAGCTCAATCCGCACGAGCCTGTCTTCATAGGCGGGGCCGATCTCCAGCACATCGCCCTTCACCCGGAAGCGGCCGCGGCCCGCCTCCAGGTCATTGCGGGAATACTGGTTGTTCACCAGCTCCCGCAGCGAGCCGCGCAGATTGAGCGTCTCCCCCACCTGGAACTTCACCGCCGCCTTGAGGTATTCCGAGGGGATACCGAGGCCATAGATGCAGCTGATCGAGGCCACCACGATCACATCGCGGCGCTCGAACAGCGAACGGGTGGCGGAGTGCCGCAGCATGTCGATCTCTTCGTTGATCGAGGCCGTCTTGGCGATGTAGGTATCAGAAACAGGAACGTAGGCTTCGGGCTGGTAGTAGTCGTAATAGGAGATGA
Proteins encoded in this region:
- a CDS encoding aspartate kinase, whose translation is MALLVQKFGGTSVGSVERLQAVARRIAASREEGHDLVIVVSAMGHTTDELTGLARAITTTPPQREMDMLLATGEQVSIALLAMALQAIGVPAVSMTGAQVGIVTESSYGRARILEVRTDRIERLLEEGQVVVVAGFQGTSSGSAGTPEITTLGRGGSDTSAVALAAALAASVCEIYTDVPGVLTTDPRKVADAQLMEQVSCDEMLELASLGASVLHPRAVEIARNYGVPLVVRSSWSEAPGTRLTSGPPRPIGSGGLELGRPVDGADLEEHQAVLALTRVPDRPGVAALLFEALSAAGLNVDLIVQSTHDGTTNDIAFTVAEDQLEASLTVCRALLGDLQADDTALSSEAGLAKLSISGAGIMGRPGIAARLFDTLARYGINLRMIATSEVKVSCLVDGSQGHRALRAAAEVFELQEHQLRQNPLPCRVNDPAVRGVALDRDQAQVAVRQVPDRPGTAAAVCRSLADAGISLDTIVQSERTRGEGPTRSRDMSFTLRREDLARARQALQPLLLQWPEASFEQGSAIARVSAVGAGMPCTPGTAGRMFRALAAAGINIEMIATSEIRTSCVVAEDDGVKALQAVHACFALGGESSHQAQGSEAPASHDAALPADA
- the holA gene encoding DNA polymerase III subunit delta — encoded protein: MPIHLYWGDDEASRQRAVEELITASVDPVWQSINLSRLDGNDTAQAGQALIEARTGPFGGGDRVVVLQRSPFCHTCPAELATQLEASLELIPATSHLVLVSEGKPDARLRTTKALKAIAKERSFMLPAVWDGEGQLELVRSTARSLGLTATPVAIEALAGAIGSDSARLASELEKLAVFCGERPIDGAAVAALVAGHSTSSLAVGEALLRGDAGEAIALVDELVRAGEPALRIVATLAGQLRGWVWVSLLDAQGEQDVAVIAKAAGIGNPRRIYVLRKQLRGRSAERLLRLLGQLLEVEAALKRGTEAGDAFRDGFLSAPLR
- a CDS encoding exopolysaccharide biosynthesis polyprenyl glycosylphosphotransferase, whose translation is MHWLSTRRWLALAAGLDAAGLIVLALLIGRARQAPSDPSAGLLLILVLLYWTFGWLFGSYTVLRRADMRRMRLALRLGVTSAVSLSAAALLGWLVRAGPAVAVLHRGSLIPLFVLLALWSALVRLAIRQVSSHPGNDHWRVLALPEEIAAIEREWGHQAGRPALAIQDARAQASPVDGHPMDREKLPGGLDGIALSPGVQADPALMRQAEQLAWLGGPLTTLAEMAEQELQRIPPQWVGHQWLLFSGRIEGRQPTVERQLKRFADVAISLLLLLLAAPLLLPAAALIHLGDGGPVFYRQRRSGLMGKAIEVIKLRSMVRQAELGGARWSEPNDQRITPVGVWLRRTRLDELPQLLNVLRGEMSLIGPRPERPELEGELEQRIPHYRLRHWIRPGLSGWAQVNMPYSSSVEDAQLKLSYDLYYLRNGSIWLDLLILAKTIKTVLKASGR
- the uvrB gene encoding excinuclease ABC subunit UvrB; its protein translation is MPRYQLTAPYEPKGDQPTAIETLTRGVEQGQRFQTLLGATGTGKTFSIANVIARTGRPALVLAHNKTLAAQLCNELREFFPENAVEYFISYYDYYQPEAYVPVSDTYIAKTASINEEIDMLRHSATRSLFERRDVIVVASISCIYGLGIPSEYLKAAVKFQVGETLNLRGSLRELVNNQYSRNDLEAGRGRFRVKGDVLEIGPAYEDRLVRIELFGDEVEAIRYVDPTTGEILQSLEAVNIYPAKHFVTPKDRLEVAIDAIRTELRDRLEVLHAQGKLLEAQRLEQRTTYDLEMLKEVGYCNGVENYARHLAGRQAGTPPECLIDYFPDDWLLVVDESHVTCSQLHAMYNGDQARKQVLIDHGFRLPSAADNRPLKAEEFWEKARQTIFVSATPGQWEMQQSEGHIAQQVIRPTGVLDPIVEVRPTEGQVDDLLAEIRVRAERSERSLITTLTKRMAEDLTDYLAENGVRVRYLHSEIHSIERIEIIQDLRNGAFDALVGVNLLREGLDLPEVSLVAILDADKEGFLRAERSLIQTIGRAARHVSGVALLYGDNLTDSMAKAISETERRRAIQHAYNEEHGITPTPAGKRAGNSILAYLEVSRRLNDDQLEQAVELAVHNEAPLEALPELITQLEEKMKTAAKNLDFEEAANLRDRIKQLRQKLVGHH